The sequence GATGTAGACGATGGCGAACAGATCGCCGCCGACGCCGTTCATCGCCGGCTCCATGAGTCCGTTGGCGGCGTTCGCGGCGATCGCCGCGTCGACCGCGTTGCCGCCTAACTCGAGCATGTGCACGCCGGCGCTCGCCGCCAGCGGCTGGCTCGCCGCGACGATACCATAGCGCGTGATGACCATCGACCGCCCGGGAATCGGAAGCGGTTGGCCGTGGTCTGGTGTGACGGGCACGCCGCGTTGGGCAACGGCGATCGACGATACGGCAGCGCACAGCGCGGCCGCGAGCACCGAGACGACCCAACGGCGGGAGGTTGGCATGCCGGGCGATGTGGTTTCGAGAAGTCCGAGCGGGCTACGTGCGGCGCGAGCCACTGTGCGTGCTACTCGACGAAGAACAGCCGCAGCCCGTGCTTCGATGCGAACGTGCGCGCGTTCGTCTGGATCGTTTGCCACTCGGCGCCCGTGATCGGGCGCTTGGTGTTGTCCGCCTGCACCAGTGGATCCTTCCCCGACACGTACATCGCCACGGCACCGCCGCTGAACCGCACGGCCTCGAACAGATGCGCCTCGAGCAACAGATCCTTCTCCTTCGTGTCGCCGAGCGTTCCGTCGCGAAGACAGCTCGACAAGAGATCGCGCCGCAGATCAGGATTTGCCTTGAGATACACCGCCGCCAACACGTCGTACGACACCTGGTCTTCCGCGGTCACCGACTTTCCTTCCATCACGCCGAACGTGTCGCCGCCAAAGTAGATCGCATCGCGCCTGAACTTGTCGGATAGCACGAGATGGCTGTAGCCGTAGTCGAAACACGCGCCGTGCGGGCGACGCCCATAGTCCAACGCCGCGAACACCTGCTTCGTGCGCGGGTCGAATTGCGGGTTGGTCGCCGTGTACTCGCCAGCCGCCGACTTGTTGAGCGCACCGGGCGCCATCTTCACGACGGCGTCGCCGAACCCTCGGCCGCCCGGCGCGAGTCCGCGCCCAACGCCGGGAGCGGCCGTTGCCTTGAGATCATATTTCCTCCAGCGGCCGCCCATGCCCGTCACCTCGAAATCGGCGTCGACGGCGGTCTTGGGAAACGTCGCGCGATCATCAGCGGCGACGCGGATTGCCGCCGGGTTGAGCGGCGAATCCTGAAGCTTCATCTGACCCGCCTTCACGGCGCGCTCGTACATCTGCGTGTAGCTGTCGTAGTTGTTCGGCGTCATGAACCACTTCGTGGCCACGAAATTGATCGTCAGCGGCGCCGTCTGCAGCCGCTGCTGCATGTGCATGAACGCCTCCTCCAGCTTCTTCCGCGATGCCTTACGGAGCGACGGATCGGTCGCCTTGAGCGCATCCAAGGTCGGCGTGAACAGCCGGGACAGCGCGTGACGATTGATGTCGGCGATGCGCGCATTCACGAAGGCGTGCTGCACGGCGCCGCTCTTCGACCCTGCGGTCCACGGCGTGGGCTGGTTGCCATTCGGCGGTTGGGGAGCGGTCATTATTTCAAAAGCTGAGTTTGGGGAATGGGGATCAGACGTCGACAGGGATCCAAATCATGGCGCCGGCGCCGTCAACCCGAAAGACCCACACGGGGAGACGGTTCCGCGTGGGCGACCAACGCCGCCGCCGCGAGATCGCCCGTGACGTTGAGTGCGGTCGCGATCGTATCCGGCAGCGCATCGACGGCGATCAAGATGCCAATGCCCTCGGGCGGGAGGCCGATCGCGACGAACAGCGGCGTGAGCATGATGAACGCGCCGCGCGGCACGCCCGGCGCCACGAACGCCAGAAACACGGACGCAACGCCGACGGTTGCGAGCTCGCGCGCATGCAATGGAATTCCGTAGAACCATCCGACGAACAATGCACCAATGGTCCACGACACCGGCGCGCCGATCTTGAACATCGAGACCGCGAGCGGCAGCACGAAGCCGGTGATGCGATCCGAGAGCGCGAGCCCGCGTTCGCCGCTCTCCATGAGCACGGGCAGCGATGCGATGGACGAGCTCGAGCTGAATGCGATGAGCTGCGCCGGAAGCGCTGCGCGCGCGAACCGCCCCATGGGAATTCCGCCGAAGGCCGCGACGACCGGATAGAGCAGCAGGATCACCGTGAGATTGCCGAGCGTGTACGCGGCGATGTAGACGCCGATCGCGCCGGCCACGGAACCGCCGAGATGTGCCGCGAGCGGCAGCACCAGCGCGAACACGCCGATCGGCGCGACGAACACGACCCAGCGCACGATGCGCATCATCACGTCGCCTAACGCGCGGGCGGCGTCGACGAGCGGCTGCCGCGTCGCGTCGGGGCTTCGTGCGATCGCGATCGCCAGAATGAGCGTGAACAGAATGAGCGGGACCATCGCGCCCTCGGCCGCGGCGGCGACGGGATTCGATGGAATCAGCGACGTGAGCCACGCACCGAAACTCGTCACCTGGCCGCCGGCCGACAGCTGCTTCGCCGCCTCGGCGGCGCCCGCGGGGAGCATCGCCCTGGCGCCACCCGATGCCGGGAGCGGCAGCAGCGCGAACAGAAACGAGGCGAGCGGAACGATGACGATCGCGGTCGCGCCCAACAGGACGACGAACACCACGATCGTGCGGCCGCCGGTTCTTCCGATCGCGCTGACGTCGCTCGCCGATGCGATGCCGGTGATGAGCAGCGAGACGACCAACGGGATGACCGTCATCCGGATGGCGTTCACCCAGAGCGTCCCGATGGGCGCGATGGCGTCTGCCGCGCGGAGCAGCGTGCCGCTGCCTAACGCAGCGATGATCGCGCCGAGGATGATGGCGGCCGCGAGGGCGACGAGGACGCGGGTGCTCTCTTTCATCTGGTGGTCACGGGGTCACATCATGAGATCGCCGCCGTTGATGTCGAGCGACGTCCCGGTGAGGTACCCCGCCGCCTCGGACGCGGCGAAGCACACGAGGTTCGCGACTTCCAGCGCGGTCCCGAGGCGGCGCACGGGATAGCCGGCGGCCAGGCGCTCGAGCACGTCGGGCGCCGCGTGCTCGCGCGTCAGCTCGGTATCGATCATGCCCGGACACACCGCGTTCACCGTGATGCCGAACGGCCCCAGCTCCTTCGCCGCCGCGCG is a genomic window of Gemmatimonadaceae bacterium containing:
- a CDS encoding dicarboxylate/amino acid:cation symporter, encoding MKESTRVLVALAAAIILGAIIAALGSGTLLRAADAIAPIGTLWVNAIRMTVIPLVVSLLITGIASASDVSAIGRTGGRTIVVFVVLLGATAIVIVPLASFLFALLPLPASGGARAMLPAGAAEAAKQLSAGGQVTSFGAWLTSLIPSNPVAAAAEGAMVPLILFTLILAIAIARSPDATRQPLVDAARALGDVMMRIVRWVVFVAPIGVFALVLPLAAHLGGSVAGAIGVYIAAYTLGNLTVILLLYPVVAAFGGIPMGRFARAALPAQLIAFSSSSSIASLPVLMESGERGLALSDRITGFVLPLAVSMFKIGAPVSWTIGALFVGWFYGIPLHARELATVGVASVFLAFVAPGVPRGAFIMLTPLFVAIGLPPEGIGILIAVDALPDTIATALNVTGDLAAAALVAHAEPSPRVGLSG